A single window of Eucalyptus grandis isolate ANBG69807.140 chromosome 1, ASM1654582v1, whole genome shotgun sequence DNA harbors:
- the LOC104435641 gene encoding aquaporin PIP2-1, with amino-acid sequence MAKDMEVGGGHGSFQSKDYQDPPPAPLVDAEELGQWSFYRAIIAEFIATLLFLYITVLTVIGYKSQVETSGDQCGGVGILGIAWAFGGMIFVLVYCTAGISGGHINPAVTFGLFLARKVSLVRAVLYMVAQCLGAVCGCGLVKQFQKAYYIEQGGGANGLSEGYSTGTGLAAEIIGTFVLVYTVFSATDPKRNARDSHVPVLAPLPIGFAVFMVHLATIPITGTGINPARSFGAAVMYGKQKAWDEQWIFWVGPFIGAAIAAFYHQYILRAGAAKALGSFRSSSVV; translated from the exons ATGGCCAAGGACATGGAGGTGGGAGGCGGGCACGGCTCGTTCCAGTCGAAGGATTACCAGGACCCGCCGCCGGCGCCGCTGGTGGACGCGGAGGAGCTGGGGCAGTGGTCCTTCTACAGGGCCATCATCGCGGAGTTCATCGCCACGCTCCTGTTCCTCTACATTACCGTCCTCACCGTGATCGGCTACAAGAGCCAGGTCGAGACCTCCGGCGACCAGTGCGGCGGCGTCGGCATCCTCGGCATCGCCTGGGCCTTCGGCGGCATGATCTTCGTCCTCGTTTACTGCACTGCCGGCATTTCTG GAGGTCACATAAACCCGGCGGTCACCTTCGGGCTGTTCTTGGCGAGGAAGGTGTCGTTGGTACGAGCTGTGCTCTACATGGTGGCTCAGTGCTTGGGCGCCGTATGCGGGTGCGGTCTGGTGAAGCAGTTCCAGAAGGCATACTACATCGAACAGGGGGGCGGCGCCAATGGGCTGAGCGAGGGTTACAGCACGGGCACCGGTTTGGCCGCGGAGATCATTGGAACCTTCGTCCTTGTCTACACCGTCTTCTCGGCCACAGACCCCAAGAGAAACGCCAGAGACTCCCACGTTCCG GTGTTGGCTCCACTGCCCATAGGATTCGCCGTGTTCATGGTTCACCTCGCCACCATTCCTATCACCGGAACCGGCATCAACCCAGCTCGTAGCTTTGGAGCCGCGGTGATGTATGGCAAGCAAAAGGCATGGGATGAACAA TGGATCTTCTGGGTCGGACCATTCATCGGCGCGGCGATCGCTGCTTTCTATCATCAATACATCCTGAGAGCTGGAGCTGCTAAGGCGCTCGGTTCCTTCAGGAGCTCATCTGTCGTGTAA